The Candidatus Hydrogenedentota bacterium DNA window GACCGTAAGCTGTCCCGAAGGCCAGTAAGACGGCAAGCCCTCGCGCAGCCTCGCTTCCTGAGGATTCTCCGGCGCTTCGTTCGGATCGTACGTGACGATGGTGACGACCTTGTCTTGACGAATCCAATCGAGGTAATCGTCCTCGATGATGAACGGCAAGGCCCCGGCGGTCGCAAACGTGGTGCGTTCAAAGGTTTCGACCCAGCCATTGATCACCCGAGGATAGGGGTCGTTCGGATTGTTCACCATGAGTTCCAGCGCCACGACGCGCGACTTCAAGAGATTCAACTCTGCGCGCCACGCCTCAATCTGATCAACCAGGCTGTCCACAAGTTCCTGCGGAAGCAGGCGGTCCCTGGCGATATCGTCCAGACGAAGCCGCTCTTCGTCGCGCGCGGCGATCAGACTCTGCCGGGCTTCCGGCGTCAGCAATTGCGCGGCAGCCGTGGTGTTCTCGCGCAAGCGGCGGTCCGCGTCGTCAATGGCTTCGTACAGGCGCTCCAGCTTGGCGCGCAAGAGCGCAAGTCTGCGATACTCGTAGTTCTCCGGGAGCTTGACCTGCACCCGGTATGCGGCGTTCGCCTCGAGGTCGACCCGGGTCTTGACATGCTCCGCCGGATTCTCCCACGCAATGACGGCCGTAATCGGCGACCCCTGAAGCCGGGTGAAGTCTATCGTCTTGTCCCCGCTCCGCGTCGTCTTTATTCGGTATTTCTGGAACGCTATCGTGGGCGGATTCAACCTCCCCGTTTCGTCAGGGAGAACCATGGGGTCCGCCATGCGCAATTGAATGTATTCTCGCGGCGCGCAACAGCCGTTTGTCAAGAACAAAGCGGCCAGTAACAACGCACAGACAGGCTTGAGTATCCCGTACGCCATGGATTTGGTCCTCCCTCGCTGTTTCCTCGTATAACCACCGCGCGGCGCCGCACCCTGCGGCATCGCCGCCATTGCCTTCCGTCCGCGGCCCCAGCGCCGCCTCGCCCTGTAACCAGGACGCGCAACGCAAGGGCGCCGTCTATTTCGGCGTTTGGGCGTCTTTCGCCGCAACACCCTGCACGTCTTGACCCGCCGCCGGTTGCCCCGGAGCACCGCGCGTTCTCCGGCTCTGAGGCGGCTTGAGCGTTCTCAGTTCCGGTTCAGTTACCAGCTCGCGCCAGTCCTCGAATATCATGCGGCGGAGTTGCGGCCCCGAAGCCGCCTCGACAACTCGCAGGAAGAAACGTAACGCCCACAGAAGCCCCTCATCGTTCTTTGCCTGAATCACCACCCCGCGCAAGCCGACCTGAACACGCCAGGCCGTCGGCGCGCCAAACGATGGACACTCCTTGTCGAAAGGACTGTGTTTTGGCCGCCACACCACCTTGAGCATCGCGTTTCCATGATAGAGGCTGGTCTCGATGACCCGTTCTTCCGGAATCTGTGCGTGCCGGGCCAGGGCAAGGGCGTATTCACGCACAACGCCATCCATTTCCGGGTCTTGCGCCTTGTAGTAGATGTAGGAGTTGCCCCTCGTGCTGAACGTGCAGAAGTCGCGCCCCAGATTGTGGTAAGTGGGTAGAGACGTTACCGCCTCTTTCCATGGTTGCGGACTATCGCTGTTCCATTCGCCCCACGACGCGCCCGCGGCCAATAAAATGAGAAGTCCCGTCACACTCTTCCGCATGCCATACCCCTTCTTCGCAATTGCGCCCCTTCAGACCTCCCGGTCTAACGCGCACTTCCCATCGCAATACTCGTATACAGTTTCCCCTTACTAAACGGGAAGTGCGTGACACTATGACATACGCCGGGCTGTATGTCAACCTCCTTCTGAAATATCCGTAGCCGGCCTGGCGTCCTTACAGGAAAGGCCCGGATTCTGTGCCAGGCGGCACAACTGCGCACCCAGCGCCGCGATGGCCTCGCCCTCGTGCAACCGGGTGCGCCAAGGCGCCGGAATTCCGTTTTCTCCGTAGAATACCCCGGCGATCTGGCCGTAAATTGCGGCGGTTGTATCCGCGTCGTCGCCAAGGTTCGCCGCCATCAGGCACCCTTCGCGGAAATCCGCGCTGTTGTGAAAAGCCCACAACGCCGCCTCGAGGGTCTGCGCCACATAGCCCGTGCCACGGATCTCGGGCGGCTGCTTTTCCTTGAACGAGCCCCGCGTCACGGCATCGATCTCCGGGCATAACCGGTGCTCCTGCCAGTACCCGGGCGCCGGGGCATACCGGTCCGACAGCAGCGCGTCTTTGCTGGCGCCGCTCGCGGCGCCGGCGATCAGGCCGCCGAAATAGCGGCACGCGTCCACCGCGATTACGGAGCCATGCGTCGTACGCGAACTGTCGCCGGACAGCTCAATGGCCTCGGCCGGCGCGTGCGCGAACGCCAGCGGCACGGGCGCGAGGCGCATGAGCGAGCCGTTGCCGGACGCGCGCACGCTCGTGGAACCGCTGTACGGCGCGCCGGTTTCTTCATACCGGCGCAGCGCCATACTGGTCGTCATACCGATGTCAAAGCATCGGCCCGTGCTGCTCAGGTACCCGTCCCGATACCAGCGCACATATCGCCGCATCTGGTCCGCCGGGTCAAAGGCGCGGCATTCGACAAGGCTTTCCGCCAGGCACAGCGCCATCGACGTGTCGTCGGTCCATTGGCCGGGCGCCAATTGGAACGGCCCGCCGCCGGTCATGTCCTCGATCGGCGCAAACGTGCCCGGACGCATGAATTCGAGGGCGGTCCCCACGGCGTCCCCCACGGCCAGCCCCAACAAACAACCGCGATATCGTTCCGTGCGCTCCATGCGTCATGCCCCTTTCTCGCGGAATCCCGGGAACCACGGCGTTCCATCCCGGCACCCTTGTATTTTCGCTCGTGACGAAATACACTGACCATTGAATTCTGCCAAGAGGATACTCTGTCTCGCGGTGGGAGGGAAATGCGTTACATGGGCTTGATGCAACGTTATGGATGAGATTTTCACTATAGGACATTCCAACCACGCGCCGGATGCCTTTCTCGACCTGTTGTCCGCGCACCGCGTATCCGCAATCGCGGATGTGCGGTCGAACCCCGTCAGCCAGTTTGCACCGCACTTCAGCAAGGGCGCATTCGAGACGCTCCTACGCGACGCGGATGTCGAATACCAGTTTCTCGGCAGGGAACTCGGCGCAAGACGGTCCGAGGAAAGCTGCTACGTCGGCGGGCAGGCCAAGTACTCTCTGATCGCGCGGCTGCCCATTTTTCAATCGGGCCTCCAGCGCGTGCTCGCGGGCGCGGAACAGTACCAAGTGGCGCTGTTGTGCGCGGAAGCCGACCCGCTCGCGTGCCACAGGACCATTCTGGTCTGTCGCGAACTGGGCAAGCTGCGCCCGGGTTTGCGCATCACGCATATTCTGCCCGACGGCAACGCGGAATCCCACGAGGAAGCCGGTCAGCGGCTGGTCCAACTGCACGGGCTCGCACACGAGCTGTTCGGCAACCTCGCCACCGAAAACGGATTGCTGGAAGAGGCCTACAACCGGCAGGCGGAGAAGATTGCCTACCGGAGGCCGTTGGAGGAGTTATGAAGCTCTTTTCCATCGGGTTTACAAAGCGGTCCGCCGAGGACTTCTTCACGCGGCTCCAAGAGGCGGGCGTGCGCCGGGTCGTGGACGTGCGCCTCAACAACACGTCGCAGATAGCCGGCTTCGCCAAGTCGCGCGAATTGCAGTATTTCCTGCGGGTCATTGCAGGCATCGACTACGTGCATATGCCGGTATTCTCCCCAACGCAAGACATTCTCGACGCCTACAAGAAGAATAAGGGCTCCTGGGACGCATACGAACGGGAATTCCGCGGTTTGCTGAAGAAACGCCGCATCGCGGACAGCGTTATCCAATCTTTACGGGATGGGGATTGCCTCCTGTGCGGCGAGTACACACCGGAGCATTGTCATCGCCGCCTCGTGGCAGATTACGTGCAGGCGCGCCGGAAGGACGTCGAAATCGTGCATCTGTGAGCATGACCCGCTTCGTTATTCTTGCCAATTCATGGAAGCATCGGGACTGGTGCCTTGCCGGAATCGACCTGGACACCGGCAAGTGGGTGCGACCCGTCACCGAACTCGAGGACGGCCGCGTGCCGAAAACGCGCATGGACCTCGACGGATATTTCCCGGCCCTCCTCGATGTGCTGGAAGTACCGCTGGACGCCACAGGCCCCGATTTCGGCTTCGAGTGCGAGAACAGGACCATCCTGCCGGGAAAATGGCGGCGCGTGACCCGGCTGACGCCGCAGGACGTCCTGAAATATGCGGCGCGGCCGGACGTCGTGCTCCACAACCAGAAGAAGTACATGTCTGTTGGGGAACTGCATCGCAAACCGTTCCACCAACGGACAACGCTGCAACTGGTCAAGACCGATAGCTTTCGCGTGCGCGACGCGCGAAGAGCAGACACCGCCAAACCCAATTGGACCGGCATTATCATGTCGGGGGAGAAGGAACTGGAAGTCAAGATAACCGACCCGGTGTACTCGAACAAACTGAACCGAGGCTGGAAAGCTTGCCGGAAATGCCTGTTGACGATGAGCCTGGGCATGCCCTACAAACCGCCCGAATGGGGCGAGAAGGCCAAGCCCGTCTGCTGGAAGCTCATTGCGGGCATCCTCGAATTGCGCGCGCGGCATTCCATTGCCGCGTTCTTCTCGCGCGCAAAGGCCTTCATCCACGGAACCGGATGATCCGCGTGGAGCGCGCCAAGTCGTGGCGCCCGCCAAGGCCTCGGAGGAACTGGTCGCCGAGGCGATTCGTCTGCTGGCCGAGGCCCCCTCCGCCTGGGACCCGTGCGCGCATTTCTCCACCCATGCTACGATAGGAATCGCAATGAGCCTAACGCATACGGACGAACATGAAGACCGTGTCTTCAATCGGGAACCTTGGAGTGTACGCAGCCCAATGGACGGGCTATGATAGGAAGATTCCTATGCTGACCCGTATAAGACGCCCGAATAAACGCCCGAGTCCGCATCAAGAGACCGGAAGAACAGGCTTTATCACTCCCTCGATACGATATCTCGAGGCGTCTCATGCGGAAAGAAAGCAAGAAACCCGCATCTTATGCGGGTCCATCCGATTCTTTTGAGGTTCTTGCAGTCGCTGGCGCCCGCGCGAGAAAGAACAGGCTGACGCGGAGCCAGAGAGAAGGCAGACAGATGACATGACCAGAAGGCCGATGCGGGTGTACGCGGATACTTCGGTGTTCGGCGGCGTGTTCGATGAGGCGTTCGCGTTTTCAAGCCGTGCGTTCTTTGAGCAAGTGCGCAGGAACCGATTCGAACTCATTTCCTCGGCCTTGGTTGTCGACGAACTCGCGGACGCGCCCGGGAAGGTCCGGGATTTCTTTCGGGAACTTGCGAGCCATGTACATATCCAGGCCATATCGGCTGACGCGGTCCGGCTGCGTGATGCCTATCTGGCGGCTGGCATTGTCGGACCCGCTTCCAGGGACGACGCCCAACACGTGGCCTTGGCGACGGTCCTGGACTGTTGGACGATTGTGAGCTGGAATTTCAGGCACATCGTGCACGCACGCAAGATTCCATTGTACAATGGGGTCAACAGAGGACAGGGTTACAAGGAGATCGCGATCCATACCCCGCAAGAGGTGATTGATTATGAGAACGAAGAAGTTTGACTGCGTCGAGATGAAGCGTAAGGGAGCGCAGAAGGTATATGAGGCCACGAAGGGCATGACAGTTGCGGAAGAGGTCAAGTACTGGCGCAAGCGGACAAGAGAAGCCCGTCGGTGGCTCGCGGCGGGAACTGTCTCCAAACCCCTGTCCAGAACCGCCGGCCGTTAGCCACAAAAACGATGAACGCCTTTGACTGCAGGGAGATGATGCACGAAGGGCAGGAAGAACTTCACAGGAAACTGGATGGCATGACAGCCCAAGAGCGGCGGGAATACTGGCGCAGGCGGACCGAAGACTTGCGGCAGCTTCAGCAGCAGACTCGCATCAAGCAACGCCACGCGCAGGCCCTGGAGGAACTGAACGCGAGTCGCCCAACGGCCACGCCTCGCGAGTGAAGTGCGCGGGATTCGTCTTTGAGCAGATCACGGGACGCGAATTTGCGGCATCATCGGTTCATATGGACGATTGCGGCGGTGTTCATGGCCGCGGCGGCGATTGTGGTCGGCGCGCGCCAGGCCGTGGCGCCCGCCAAAGCCTCGGAGGAACTGATCGCCGAGGCGATTCATCTGCTGGCCGGCGACCCTTCGGCATGGGCGCCGCGGACGCGCTCGTCCATCCGCGCGGCGGCCGTGCTGGTCGAACGCGGCGAAATCCGCACGGCGGAAGGCTATTATGTGCTGGCGCTGCAATACATGCGCGAGCACAACGCCACCGGCGCCGAGGCGCTATTCAAGCGCGCCATAGCCGTGCGCCCGGACTGGAGCTGGCCCTACGTGGGGCTGGGCACGCTCCTCGGCGGCTACATGATGGGCCGCACGCAGGGCGCCATCGCCGCATTGCGCAAGGCCGCCGAACTCGACCCGCAATGGAGCCGGCCGCACGACAGCCTCGCGATCATCCTGCGCCTCGACGGGCGCCTCGAAGAGGCCGAGCAGGAGGCCGTCAAGGCGCTTGAACTCGACCCCGGCAATGTCGCGACGAACACCAACTACGCGAATCTGCTCGTGGCCATGAACCGCTTCGACGAGGCGGAGCAGTACTACGTCAAGGCGATCACCCTCGACCCGGGGCATTCCAAACCGTATTACAACCTCGCGTGCTTGTATAGCTTGCGCGGCGCAACGGCGGACGCGGTCAAGAACCTCGAGGAAGCCATCAAGCGGGCCGGAAGTCTGCGCGTGGAAGCGCGGATAGACCCCGACTTCGACCCCATCCGCGAGAACCCCGCGTTCCGCCGCCTGGTCTATGTTGAGGAATTCCGCCACGAGACGCTGGAAGAAGACGCGGCGCCCTCGACGCTGGACGCCGACGCGCCCCCGCCCGCGGAAGCGGCGGACCTGTGACCCGCGCACTCTTGCGCGCAAGGAGGGACCCATGACGGAACCGACCATTACCTGTCCCCAGTGCCGCTACGAGATCAAGCTTACGGAGTCGCTCGCCGCGCCGCTGCTCGAAGCCACGCGCCAGGAATATGAGAAGCGCCTCGCGAAGAAAGACCTCGACGTGGCCAGACGCGAGGACGGCCTGCGCAAGCGCGAGGAGGCGCTCGAAAAGGCCAGGGAGTCCATTGACAGCCAAGTCGCGGAAAGACTGCGCCAGGAACGGGCCGGGATCGCCGCCGAGGAAGCGAAGAAGGCCCGGCAAGCCCTGAGCACCGACCTCGAAGAAAAAAACCAGGCCATCACCGAACTCCAGGGCGTGCTGAAGCAGCGCGATGAGAAACTCGCCGAAGCGCAAAAGGCCCAGGCGGAGCTCATCCGCGCGAAGC harbors:
- a CDS encoding ADP-ribosylglycohydrolase family protein, with the translated sequence MERTERYRGCLLGLAVGDAVGTALEFMRPGTFAPIEDMTGGGPFQLAPGQWTDDTSMALCLAESLVECRAFDPADQMRRYVRWYRDGYLSSTGRCFDIGMTTSMALRRYEETGAPYSGSTSVRASGNGSLMRLAPVPLAFAHAPAEAIELSGDSSRTTHGSVIAVDACRYFGGLIAGAASGASKDALLSDRYAPAPGYWQEHRLCPEIDAVTRGSFKEKQPPEIRGTGYVAQTLEAALWAFHNSADFREGCLMAANLGDDADTTAAIYGQIAGVFYGENGIPAPWRTRLHEGEAIAALGAQLCRLAQNPGLSCKDARPATDISEGG
- a CDS encoding DUF488 domain-containing protein, with protein sequence MKLFSIGFTKRSAEDFFTRLQEAGVRRVVDVRLNNTSQIAGFAKSRELQYFLRVIAGIDYVHMPVFSPTQDILDAYKKNKGSWDAYEREFRGLLKKRRIADSVIQSLRDGDCLLCGEYTPEHCHRRLVADYVQARRKDVEIVHL
- a CDS encoding tetratricopeptide repeat protein, producing MSRSRDANLRHHRFIWTIAAVFMAAAAIVVGARQAVAPAKASEELIAEAIHLLAGDPSAWAPRTRSSIRAAAVLVERGEIRTAEGYYVLALQYMREHNATGAEALFKRAIAVRPDWSWPYVGLGTLLGGYMMGRTQGAIAALRKAAELDPQWSRPHDSLAIILRLDGRLEEAEQEAVKALELDPGNVATNTNYANLLVAMNRFDEAEQYYVKAITLDPGHSKPYYNLACLYSLRGATADAVKNLEEAIKRAGSLRVEARIDPDFDPIRENPAFRRLVYVEEFRHETLEEDAAPSTLDADAPPPAEAADL
- a CDS encoding DUF488 domain-containing protein codes for the protein MDEIFTIGHSNHAPDAFLDLLSAHRVSAIADVRSNPVSQFAPHFSKGAFETLLRDADVEYQFLGRELGARRSEESCYVGGQAKYSLIARLPIFQSGLQRVLAGAEQYQVALLCAEADPLACHRTILVCRELGKLRPGLRITHILPDGNAESHEEAGQRLVQLHGLAHELFGNLATENGLLEEAYNRQAEKIAYRRPLEEL